In Harmonia axyridis chromosome 6, icHarAxyr1.1, whole genome shotgun sequence, a single window of DNA contains:
- the LOC123683337 gene encoding ARL14 effector protein, whose product MSSFSDTTSTSSDEDIRSRRKDTRSVATAKKSTTSIQPSVYTTRRQAALAKDSLTKKLEADKFLGNFNPETSARERKKLNRKINPPSNVRKPPGALYDEHGIHISSGLDLCDCLNEECPGCFFECNKCNSQKCGLECRVHRKFMYDQIEYHGYDSIIRNPLSRH is encoded by the coding sequence ATGAGTTCCTTTTCTGATACAACTTCCACCAGCAGCGATGAAGATATTCGTTCTAGACGCAAAGATACTAGGTCTGTAGCAACAGCGAAAAAATCCACTACTTCAATTCAACCATCGGTTTATACTACTAGAAGGCAAGCTGCATTAGCTAAAGATTCTCTTACAAAAAAACTCGAAGCAGACAAGTTTCTAGGTAATTTTAACCCTGAAACTAGTGCTAGAGAGCGTAAGAAGCTCAATAGAAAAATAAACCCTCCAAGCAATGTTCGTAAACCACCAGGTGCATTGTACGATGAACATGGCATTCACATATCTAGCGGTTTGGATCTTTGTGATTGCCTGAATGAGGAATGTCCCGGATGTTTTTTTGAATGTAATAAATGTAACTCTCAGAAGTGTGGCTTGGAGTGTAGGGTCCATAGAAAGTTCATGTACGATCAAATAGAGTATCATGGATACGATAGCATCATAAGAAATCCATTATCAAGACATTAA
- the LOC123683336 gene encoding luc7-like protein 3: MAAQAAAQLLDELMGRNRNVAPNEKKREPNWEDPEYCPYFLVKFCPHDLFVNTRADLGACPKVHDEEVRKLYEQAKPVRKLHHQEEFVRFCSTMVNDVQRKIQKGKNRLALSGKSESPATAPNQANKNQEKIDILNERINGLEAEAEKAGTDGKVEQAQGLMMLCDKLKDERDALNKQIESGHWSVELAQAQEKQMEVCEVCGAFLIVGDAQQRLDDHLSGKQHLGFSKLKAAIAELTDLIYEVKNERRNGRVGGIGSPDEVSRDRDKRRERSRERNRSEHRNRDERKRSRSREKDRERERDRDKDKQRRERERSDRRDREKEKKHRSDRDHERRHHHHRR; the protein is encoded by the exons ATGGCAGCTCAAGCTGCAGCTCAACTCCTGGATGAGTTGATGGGTCGTAACAGAAATGTGGCCCCTAATGAGAAAAAACGCGAACCCAACTGGGAAGACCCAGAG TACTGCCCATATTTCCTAGTGAAATTTTGCCCCCATGATCTCTTTGTGAACACCCGTGCCGATTTAGGTGCTTGCCCTAAAGTTCATGATGAAGAAGTACGTAAGCTCTATGAACAAGCTAAACCAGTGAGAAAGTTACATCATCAAGAAGAATTTGtgagattttgttctacaatgGTGAATGACGTTCaaagaaaaatacaaaaag GAAAAAATCGCTTGGCTTTAAGTGGTAAATCAGAAAGTCCTGCAACAGCACCAAATCAAGCAAACAAAAACCAAGAAAAGATAGACATTCTGAATGAGCGTATCAATGGTTTAGAGGCTGAAGCAGAGAAGGCCGGAACAGATGGCAAAGTTGAACAAGCGCAAGGATTAATGATGCTTTGTGATAAGTTGAAAGATGAGAGAGATGCTTTAAACAAACAGATTGAATCTGG TCATTGGAGTGTGGAACTCGCCCAGGCTCAGGAAAAACAGATGGAAGTGTGTGAAGTTTGTGGTGCTTTCCTTATTGTTGGTGATGCCCAGCAAAGATTAGATGATCACTTGAGTGGAAAGCAACACCTTGGATTCTCCAAGTTGAAGGCTGCTATTGCTGAACTCACAGATCTCATCTATGAAGTTAAGAATGAAAGGAGGAATGGAAGGGTGGGAGGGATAGGGTCTCCCGATGAGGTATCTAGAGATCGTGATAAGAGGAGAGAGAGGAGCAGAGAGAGAAACCGTTCAGAACATAG GAACAGAGATGAAAGGAAACGGAGCAGATCGCGGGAGAAAGATAGAGAGAGGGAAAGGGATCGAGACAAAGACAAGCAAAGAAGAGAGAGAGAACGTTCAGACAGAAGAGACagagaaaaggaaaaaaaacatcGCTCAGATCGAGATCACG aacgaAGGCATCACCATCATCGGCGctga